The nucleotide sequence TTGACTGCCGGATGTTTAGTCCGGCTATTTGAGACCGCAAGCGGCAGACCGTAGAACCCTGCGATTTTATAGTAAATAAATCCACTGTTATTTTTAGAATGGCTTGGTATTTCAAAACTAATATCTCAAACACTTCCATTACAAACTAGGTTTGGATGAGGTATTTGTCGGAAGTCCGTGAATATAGTTCCTGACTGCAAATATAGTCAGATATTCAGGAGCCTAATACGTAACACCCACGATCAtctttttttgattttgagCGACACAGCTATTTTTACTGAATCGAGAACGCCAATTTCgaaattgttgttgttaaacTCGATTCCTGCGTCAAAGTGGTTTTCTGGAGCATTTCGCTATGACGTCATCGACCAGTTTTAACTTCAGTAGATTCAGAAATTCGCCCAAGGCGTTATTAATGTATTGTAGAGATGATTCAAAGAACTCAGAGAGTTTTTACACTGTTTTTATGATTATCTAGCTGCCACGCTACAATTAACCACGCTACATATATAAAATACATCTTATCATGTAAATGGTTTTGGcatttgttgaaaaacaaaactagttTCCTGgattaataaaatttgaaattggtaCCAGTTTTTGTTAACTTCAAAACCTTTCTGGACCTGCGCTAACCAAGGTAAGCACTAATCAGGGCTAATTCAAAACTGATCTCAAGACAAAGGTAGCTTTGATTTGAAGCATACACGTATTGCTGTAGCATCTGCCCAATCgtataattatttttgatgTCGTGATGATATAAAAAATCTTCGGACTGCGTGACGGGAAATAGAAACCGTACAAAATAACAGCGGAAACGAACAGATTACGTCTCGTGTTTTCCCCCCACCCTTCTTTAGCACCCTgaccgcttcctgcgtgctttacgacagaacagaacacagtcaaGGCTTATTTATTTGTTAACTAAATTAGATTTCTTGCCATGCTGGCAGAAGAAACTAAATTTGGAAATTATTGATGCACTGTAGTTTTAAGTAATAATGTGAGCCCAAAGCTAGTAGCTTCAGGCAGACACAAAATCAACACAGGAGAAACAGTGCTATATTCCGAAAGAGAAGATGTTAGCACCATCAGGGAGTAGTCATCATCTTCAAGAAAGGTCTCGAGAAGTGCCTGATAGAGTGGAAGCCAATCAACAGCAGGCTCATAAAAGTGAGATTGAAAGTGAGACACATCAACACAACTATCATCCAGTGTCACGCACCAACAAAGGACAGTGAGGAAGACAACAAGGAAACCTACGAGCAGCTTCAAGCAGCGTCATGGGATGAAGATCGTGATGGGAGATCTCAATGCAAAGGTTGAAAATGACAACAGGAACTACGAAAGGGCCATGGAGAGAGAAGGATGTGGCTCCATGAATGACAATGGAAAGAGGCTACTGGACATCTGCACCGCCTATGATTTTTCCCTTGGAGGGCCGCTCTTTTTACACCGAAACGTCCACAAGCTGACCTGATACTCCCCCAATGGAAGAGATAAGAACCAGATTGACCACCTAATAATCAACAGGATGTGGACGTGATCACTGCTAGACGTCCGAGTGAGAAGAGGAGCTGAAGTGCGAAGTGACCACCACCTTGTGACTGCTACACTTAAGCCGAAGCTAAGGAAGACCGAATCCAGTCCGAGAGGGCGACAACACTTTGACGTAGAGAAGCTACGAGACCTGAAAGTATAAGACTGCCTTCACACTACAGCTGAAGAATAAGTTCCAGGTATAAGCAGATGCTGAAGATCAGACGCTGGAAGGCTTGGGAGACATCAATACAAAGTGGCAACAGCTTAAGATAGCCTACGAGCAGACCTGCAAAGCCTGCCTTGGAACAAAGGAGAGGAAGATGAAGGAGTGGATCACATAGGATAACTGGAAAGCCACTGAGAACGGAAGAGCTCTCAAGAAGAAAGTCTTGGAAGCCAAATCAGAGCGACTAAGAGAGAGACACAAGGAACAATATAGGGAAGCGAACCAAACATAAGAGGATGACAAGAACAGACAAGCGGAGCCACATAAACGACCGTGCAAACCAGGCAGAAGATGTAGCAAGCAGGGGAGAGCAAGGTAGAGTCTACAAGATCACCAAGCTGGTGTGTGGCAGGTACAGAGGAGGCAAAAACGCTTCGATCATGGACAAGCAGGGGCGACTACTCACGACAAAAGCCAAGCAAGACGCACGATAGACGGAACACTTCAGTAAAGTTTTGAACGGACCACCATCACCAACAGAGGCAGATATACAAGAGGCAGAGACAGACCTGGATGTCAACACCGATCCCCCAGGAAAAGAAGAGATCATAGCGGCCATCAAGTCCCTCAAGAGCGGAAAATCCCCAGGACAAGACAATCTCAGTGCAGAAGTATTTAAAGCAGATACACAGCTAACAGCAGACCTACGCTAGCCGCTCTTTACAGACATCTGGGAGGGGAAGAAGTCACCTGAAGATTGGACAGAGGGAGTCATTGTGAAGATTCCGAAGAAAGGCGCCTGGCCAAGATCAACCTCTAGCGAATAATAAGTACAGTGGACCAACAACTGAGAAGAGAGTAGGCAGGGTTTCGGAAAGGAAAGGGATGCACAGACCAGATCTTCATCCTGCGTAACATCATAGAGCAGTGCACAGAGTGGTAGAGACAACTCTACATCAACTTTGTAGACTTTGAGAAGGCTTTTGACAGCATGCACCGGGAAAGTCTGTGGTGCATCCTTTAGGCCTATGGGATACCACAGCAGATTATCGACATCATCAAAAGCTGCTACAACAACTTCACATGTAGAGTAGACAACAGCGAAATCAGCTTTGAAGTGAAGTCTGGCGTCAGAAAAGGCTGTGCAATGTCGGCGATGCTCTACAACATGACCATTGACTGGTTAATGAGGCACACAATAGAAGATCAGTCTCGGGGCATCAGATTGACTCTCTTCTCAACGCTGGTGGACTTAGATTTTGCATATGATTTAGCCTTGGTCTCCCATACACACCAACACATGCAGGAAAAGACGACCTGACTCAGCACTTACGCACAGCAAGTTGGTCTAAAGATCagcaaagagaagaaagaagtgATGCTGCTGAACGCGTCCAATCCTTAACCAGTCCAAGTGAAAGCAGAAGACCTGCCAACAACTGAAGAGTTTAATTAACTGGGCAGAGCAGTAAGGCATGATGGAGTAGCAGGGAGTGACATCAAGAACCGTCTCAACAATGTGTGGAGGTCCTCACAGTACAGCACCAAGACCAAGTTGAAGATCTACAAAAGCTGTGCGATTTCCACCCTACTATAAAGCTCTGAATGCCGCAGGATGACAGAGAGCAACATCATCAAGCTGGCAGTTTTTCACACAAGGAACCTCAGGAGAATCCTGCACATCCTTTGGCCTGACACCATCTCCAATCAACAGCTACTCGCTCAATGCAATCAAGACAGTATGGAGACCCTATCATCATGCGAAGGCGGTGGAGATGGATTGGACACTTCATGAGGAGAGAGCAGGACAACATCACTCGCACAGCCCTTCACTGGACACCTGAAGGAAAGCGCAAGAGGGGAAGAGCGAGAAACACCTGGCGCCGAACTGTGGAGGCAGAGCTCAAGACCATGCATATTACACCTGGAGTACATCCGGAAGCTGGCCCAGAACCCACAGACGTGGTGATCCTTCGTAGCCACATTACGTGCCACACAGCATAAAGGGCATAAGTGAGTGTGAGTTGGAAAACATCGGGGTAATCCTTTAAGAAACGAGGCACTGTCGACTGGGCTGAACCTCAGTATTGACGGCCATAACATTTTGGTGTTGCACCTTGACCAAATCCATCTGCTGCATCGTTAGATTTCCATGCATTAAGTGTATATTGTTACAGGTCTGATGTTGTAACGATTTGTCCATGCGACGTGTCAATCAAATGTTCGCTAACCAAAAAGTTTCACCGTCAGAAACGATAAAGGCACGACCTACACCGTGACATTCCCGGGCATCAGTCACATGCATTTCACATAATCACCGGAGAGTCCAAACTTCAATCATGCGGAATTCAGTtatctaccaactgagctaacaagccaaagAAAGACGTCTTtatcaaatatatgactttcatatattgtTAACCGTttatttcatcacttcacgggtttatttagaaccaacatcatgaccagctccaagttggcttgttagctcagttggtagagcgctgcaccggtatcgcagaggtcatgggttcaaatcccgtacaggcctgaatttttttcaggctctattttcactactgcctaagtagtgcacattactgcgaggatcactttcattcacgtctttatccgcagttcaaatacatgactttcatatattcttaaccgtttgTTTGAAGACAGTTGTCAAGGTTGGAGCTTCGAGAAATAACCggataatgaaaaaataacattagTATAACTTCTTCCATCAAGTACAGTAGACTAACATACTCTAGGTCTTTGCAAAGTTTAAATAAGGTCAAGACTTTAGAACGTAACATTAACCAGCCGAGGAAAGCAGCAACAAGGACAGCAATGCGGTCAGGTTTAGGTTTTTCTGGCATGGCAGAATTGAACAAATGTTTATGCaactctgcaaaaaaaaatctgtgcAGTTCTACAGCAGTTTCATGGGCATTCAAAGTGACATGGAAAGGTCCTTGCTCTGGAATTAAGGACAACAGAGGACTGTCTGTAGGGACATCTACCAGCAACTTCTTTACATAATACCAACTTGACCAATCACCAGGAGATGGCACTAAGAAGTTTTTGATGTAAATGGTGAATGGAGGGCAGCACTGTTGTTCATGGTTCAGGGCTGATAGGCAGTCTTTCTTTCTGTGCAGGTTGTGTTCCCATTCATCtatcaaaatacaatttttaattgtatGCATCTCCAGATCATATGACATAGAcccttgaaataaaaagaagacgGATTTAACACTTTTGTGTTTAAACTTTAACCTATATGGTAAACATTTAGCTTGGACTGCCACCATTTCCACTCCCTTGATCCCCTCCATCctccaaagaaataaaatttataagtcaaattacaaattttcatACTGAGCTTTGAGGAAATTATCAGGGTCTTACTCTTTCATGCTTGTTATACAGTATTGTTGTACTACTTGtagataaaaaaagacaaaagcttTCAGCTCACAACACTATACTGGTAATGATAGaaaatattttccctttatttcaGTCAGGTTAGTGTACCTCAGTTCCTTTAACTACTGTTGAACCCTGTCTGGTGCTATGGAATGGAATACAGTGGGTAATGAACCAAGGTAAGTCTGGTGGTACTTTTCCAACAGAACAGTCATTTCAGCAACAATATAAGTCTTAACAATTCCTCCTCTGCAAATGACAttctgaccattttttttaatttaagtagTACTGTGTATTGTTGCTCCATCAACGGGACGGGCAACTGTCATGGCAGGCTGAATGTCCAATAAACTTGATGCCATTTGGATTGCTCAAGTGGCTTTTTATTTGGTGTTGTAGGTACGTTTATGACATGGAAATCATCAGTAAGatgaaaaataagtttttcggtctgaaaaaaaaaaccaacaacaatggtgattttattgattttactgttttattGTCCATTATATTTTTTCTGCTGTACCTTGCAGGCTTTCTCTACTGTCTTGTCCACAACTTCCTTATGGTTTTTTGCCTGCTGCTGTTTAAACATGTCATTCATACGTATTCCAGTGCTAAAGCCCAAGACTCTCCCTGCAGTCTGTGCAGACCTAGTTAATCCATGAATGGCAAGGAACATTCTAGCCTGTTTTTGGAGATGTGATGTTTCCTGGGATCTGATGCTAGAAAATGCAGTGGTAATATTTTAGACCAGACCCTGTGActtatataaaaatatttttaacactgAACTTGTGTTTATTTGTAAAGAATGTGCACATTGCAAAAACTTTTATCAGTGATACATGTATGTTGTTACCTTATTTGTGTTGTCCTGAAGTAGTTTGACCCTGCAGATGCAATCATAACATAACTATGATTATTAGTAAATATGATGGATTAGTTACCTTTCTTAGATTATGTCCAGGCATAAGTGTGGTACTCACCATTGTTGGTGTTGATGAATTGGGTGGACCGATCTATGCACCAATTTCCTGACTCTCTCTGTTCAACTATAGAATTGTGGTAGAGCATTAAGTTTTGGAGCATTCATTTAAGTGCTGTAGCTTGTTAATCACATTGACCATCTGTCAACTCTGCTTGGCACTCCAACTTAATTTTGCAAGGCATTCATCTCCATTTTACATTCggatttttgttttaagttattgATCTTCTTGTGCGAACAAGGTGAGAATAGGTCatcatttacttatttttcatgATGTAAATTGTATGAAGTATGTAAACCTAGAGTAAGCGTCAAGAGAAAACAGCTGTTAAACATCACTATTTACCGTTCGTCTCCTGACGGGCTTTTGTTAGGTGGTCTGTGTGGTAAAGGTTTTATCGGCGCTTCTCCGACAACTTGTGCACCACCGCGCCCCTGGTCGATAACTTCCTATACTTCTTCCAGCCTCGTCAAAAACTTTGTACAGTCTCGTGGGGATGGATGTGTTACTTAGTGTGGAAGAATGGGAAGGCAGCGGGCACGAGCAGATATTGTTCCTTTTTCGTAATTGCATGTAGTGGAATTCATATACAAAATTTCCTTGTTCGACCTCCACCACTCGAGCCATTTCAACATTTAAGGCAATTATCCTTCCTCGACAACTAGAGCTATggcatgttttttctttcagacaACAAACTTTTTCGACGGGCGGTTTGCCTATTGAGGAGGCGATTGAAACAAGCGCTATAACAATAACACGGGCTATCAAGTTCATTGCCATGCTACGACCCCTCCACTTCGATACTAAAATTCACAAATTGTTGGAAAAGATATGTTGCAGGGTAGGttcgaaagaaactttcttgaaaGTGGGAACCTCATCTGTTCAGGCTAGGGCTTATCCCCgcgaaataaaaacaagcaatatgaattttaaaaatgccgccATATCGCCGTTATAGTGTTACTATGGAAATATTGTCATTCCCATTCCTTTTCGCGCGTAAATTTTCAAGCATGCGCGCTTATTTTGCCGCAGCGTCACAAAAGTTAAGTCCGCGCAAAGCTGCTGTTATTGATAAAATAAGTTCTCAGCTGTTGCGTATAGCGGCACCTTTTATAGCACCTGTTGTTGCGACATTGATTAACTTTTCCCTTTCAAGTGGATCATTTCCAGATCGTTGGAAAACAGCTAAAGTTTCTCCTCTGTACAAGAGTGGTTTCGACCAATATCTGTGCTACCTGTCCTTTCTAAAGTTATCGAGAGACAGCTCCTCTGAAATCGATCTTTATGTAGACGATACTACAATCACATCGTCAGCAGATGGGAGCAGCATGGGAAGACTGCAGGAATCTCCTAATACATCTGTAGCAGAAGTTTTTAACTGGGCATTGGCCAACAGGCTTCCACTCaacgaaaaaaagaacaaggtcCTCACCGTGAAGGAAAAGCGACTCTCaacaaaaatgaacaataaTCCTGAGATTACTTGCAATGGCAGTTTATTAACTAACGTTATGAAAGTTAAGCTTTTAGGTCTTGAGATTGATGAAGAACTCTCTTTCTCTGAGCATATTACGACTGTTTGGAAGAAAGTTACACGGCGCATCGGCTtgttaaagaaaattatgaattaTCTGCCCCTTAAACGAAGATTTCTTTATTACAAAGAAGCCCTAATATCTAAATGTATCATTGCTTATAAGCGATTACAAGGTGACGTCCCTGTTTATCTCAACAATCTacttaaattaaacaataacATCAACATCCACATAACCTAACCTCTCCGGGGGATAATCGCGAAGCAGAAGGAATCAGAACTTTTACCgtcacaacttgcaaagcatGGAACAGTTTATCTTGCCTGCAAGGC is from Pocillopora verrucosa isolate sample1 chromosome 7, ASM3666991v2, whole genome shotgun sequence and encodes:
- the LOC136282546 gene encoding uncharacterized protein, which encodes MARVVEVEQGNFVYEFHYMQLRKRNNICSCPLPSHSSTLSNTSIPTRLYKVFDEAGRRSNYFRTTQISIRSQETSHLQKQARMFLAIHGLTRSAQTAGRVLGFSTGIRMNDMFKQQQAKNHKEVVDKTVEKACKPAMTVARPVDGATIHRSMSYDLEMHTIKNCILIDEWEHNLHRKKDCLSALNHEQQCCPPFTIYIKNFLVPSPGDWSSWYYVKKLLVDVPTDSPLLSLIPEQGPFHVTLNAHETAVELHRFFFAELHKHLFNSAMPEKPKPDRIAVLVAAFLGWLMLRSKVLTLFKLCKDLEYVSLLYLMEEVILMLFFHYPVISRSSNLDNCLQTNG